The following proteins come from a genomic window of Shewanella halifaxensis HAW-EB4:
- a CDS encoding alpha-glucosidase/alpha-galactosidase: MTKITIIGAGSVMFTRQLVSALLSYPALQKMHLELMDLNPQVLARSEKLITLMVAQAKVPVTVSATTDRKQALIGADFVLNLIQVGGLEPWRLDIEIPAKYGVIQEVGDTMGPGGIFRALRHIPPMVEILKDMEQVCPNALFINYANPLAPLTWAAKEFSTIKSVGLCYGVRYTVAQLAGYLGLGEWIEHPSTPEIWQQLMYKEVPGEIDYEFAGINHMTWITKLTVDGEDKLADIQRIVDDPKVYAADGVRCEVLKFFGHWCTENHWHCSDYLPYFRKNEAMINEFLPNRWNLLALEEKVHAAGKLEVDAQLAGEKDFVIAPNMLNAPKLINAIVSGERTRINGNVANQQQDGLLIDNLPQNCVVEVPIWADSKGLHPQPMGRLPTQCASLIKTNTAVQELIVEAALNRDLDAARYALSLDPVTATVCTLEQIDAMFKEMVEAQKQWLPEFN; encoded by the coding sequence ATGACAAAAATTACGATTATTGGTGCTGGCAGTGTAATGTTCACTCGCCAACTCGTTTCGGCGCTGCTCTCCTATCCTGCACTGCAGAAGATGCATCTGGAGCTCATGGATCTCAATCCTCAGGTGCTTGCCCGCAGCGAAAAGTTGATCACTCTGATGGTTGCACAGGCCAAGGTGCCCGTAACTGTGAGTGCGACTACTGACAGGAAGCAAGCGCTCATCGGTGCTGATTTCGTGCTCAACCTTATTCAAGTTGGTGGCCTCGAGCCATGGCGTCTTGATATCGAGATCCCTGCAAAATATGGGGTTATCCAAGAGGTGGGGGATACGATGGGGCCAGGTGGTATTTTCAGGGCTCTGAGGCACATCCCGCCAATGGTTGAGATCCTTAAAGATATGGAGCAGGTCTGCCCCAATGCCTTGTTTATCAACTATGCCAATCCGTTAGCGCCACTGACATGGGCGGCGAAGGAATTTAGCACTATAAAAAGTGTGGGTCTCTGTTATGGCGTACGTTACACCGTTGCACAATTAGCTGGCTATTTAGGGCTTGGCGAGTGGATTGAGCATCCATCTACGCCTGAGATCTGGCAGCAGCTAATGTATAAAGAGGTGCCCGGCGAGATAGACTATGAGTTTGCTGGCATCAACCATATGACCTGGATAACTAAGCTGACGGTCGATGGGGAAGATAAGCTTGCCGATATTCAGCGCATTGTCGATGATCCTAAGGTCTATGCTGCCGATGGTGTGCGCTGCGAGGTGCTTAAATTCTTCGGCCACTGGTGTACAGAGAACCACTGGCACTGCAGCGATTACCTGCCCTATTTTAGAAAAAATGAAGCGATGATAAATGAGTTTCTACCCAACCGCTGGAACCTGTTAGCACTTGAAGAAAAAGTTCATGCGGCAGGCAAGCTAGAGGTAGATGCTCAACTGGCTGGAGAGAAGGATTTTGTGATCGCCCCCAATATGCTCAATGCCCCTAAGCTTATCAACGCCATCGTCAGCGGTGAGCGAACCCGGATCAACGGTAATGTCGCCAATCAGCAGCAAGATGGTCTGTTAATCGATAATCTGCCACAAAACTGTGTGGTTGAAGTGCCTATCTGGGCGGATAGCAAAGGGCTACACCCACAGCCTATGGGCAGATTACCCACCCAGTGCGCCAGCTTAATTAAAACCAATACTGCAGTGCAGGAGCTGATAGTTGAAGCGGCGCTTAATCGCGATCTCGATGCCGCCCGATATGCATTGTCACTCGATCCTGTCACTGCAACAGTTTGTACTCTTGAGCAGATAGATGCCATGTTCAAAGAGATGGTTGAAGCGCAAAAACAGTGGCTACCCGAGTTTAATTAG
- a CDS encoding ATP-binding cassette domain-containing protein, which produces MAGSALEMVLELKGLNKQYGPVDALKNISLAIQPGEVVALLGDNGAGKSTLIKVISGAEAFCSGSLSIMGKTVSAKGYCVQKARQLGIETVYQSGSLGEQQSVWRNLFLGRHLHNRFGFIDHKEERKQAKALLERLEFNGIGANVDTPAQLLSGGERQGLAIGRAMLFGAKLVILDEPTTALSLGEVDKVLKFIEKLKSQDSACLLITHNMNDAYRVADRFVVMDRGSIIAQYHKSDISQAGLQQALLDAVGGGQ; this is translated from the coding sequence ATGGCTGGCAGTGCCTTAGAGATGGTCCTTGAGTTAAAAGGTCTGAATAAACAGTATGGTCCAGTGGATGCGTTAAAAAATATTAGCTTAGCAATTCAACCCGGCGAAGTCGTTGCGTTGTTGGGTGATAACGGTGCAGGTAAATCGACCCTGATTAAGGTGATCTCTGGCGCTGAAGCTTTCTGCTCTGGCTCACTGAGCATCATGGGTAAAACCGTTTCGGCAAAAGGCTACTGTGTACAAAAGGCGCGACAACTGGGTATAGAAACGGTCTATCAGTCGGGCTCTCTCGGTGAGCAGCAGAGCGTATGGCGTAATCTTTTTTTAGGTCGTCACTTACACAACCGATTTGGCTTTATCGATCACAAAGAGGAGCGAAAACAGGCCAAGGCACTACTGGAGAGGCTTGAATTTAATGGCATTGGCGCCAATGTCGATACTCCGGCACAGCTACTCTCAGGTGGAGAGCGACAAGGGCTAGCAATTGGTCGAGCCATGCTTTTTGGCGCCAAACTAGTGATACTCGATGAACCAACGACGGCACTGTCACTAGGTGAAGTGGATAAAGTGCTTAAGTTTATCGAGAAGCTCAAGTCTCAAGATTCTGCCTGCCTACTGATCACCCATAATATGAACGATGCCTATAGAGTTGCCGACCGATTTGTCGTAATGGATAGAGGCTCTATTATTGCTCAATACCATAAAAGTGATATCTCGCAAGCAGGATTACAACAGGCACTACTCGATGCAGTGGGAGGTGGCCAATGA
- a CDS encoding ABC transporter permease: MQHRAPVLTAIMLVGIWLLFTIYSPQTFLHGRIYTSFMSTIPFTAILAFGLTLLVIAREIDMSFPAVVALGGFVFGVIFEATLSPSIAFIAAISAGVACGLLNGLLVVCFRIPSIIVTIGTQFFIGGLTTVLADGLALSLPVLRETWLHGLMVGRIAGVVPAQAVWCLVIGAAFWLILSRHTFGDSVNFTGDNPKAASLMGVPVERTRVLLFIIMGALSALVGVFITLEMSSWWPNQGQGYMLLVFASVFIGGTSVLGGRGTLVGTLFGACIIGILEAGIISGGLAGFWTRLVYGIIIIASLVTHSVLLKQHKGAWRQLFLNRG, from the coding sequence ATGCAGCATCGAGCCCCAGTGCTAACTGCAATTATGCTGGTGGGGATCTGGCTGCTATTTACAATATATAGCCCGCAAACTTTCCTGCATGGGCGGATCTACACCTCATTTATGTCGACCATCCCCTTTACTGCCATTCTGGCTTTTGGTTTGACCCTGCTGGTGATCGCGCGGGAAATTGATATGAGCTTCCCCGCTGTTGTGGCGCTGGGGGGCTTTGTTTTTGGGGTTATCTTCGAGGCTACCCTCTCCCCATCAATCGCATTCATTGCAGCCATATCGGCAGGGGTGGCATGTGGCCTGCTTAACGGTTTGCTGGTGGTCTGTTTTAGGATCCCTTCGATTATCGTCACTATTGGCACCCAGTTCTTTATTGGTGGCCTGACGACAGTTCTTGCCGATGGTTTAGCCTTGAGTCTTCCTGTTTTACGGGAAACCTGGCTACATGGCTTAATGGTGGGCCGGATTGCCGGTGTTGTTCCCGCACAAGCCGTGTGGTGCTTAGTCATCGGCGCGGCATTTTGGCTTATTTTATCTCGCCACACCTTTGGCGATAGCGTCAACTTTACGGGTGATAATCCCAAAGCTGCGAGCTTAATGGGCGTTCCTGTCGAGCGCACCCGCGTACTGTTGTTCATTATCATGGGCGCGCTCTCAGCTCTGGTCGGTGTATTTATTACGCTAGAGATGAGTAGCTGGTGGCCCAACCAAGGGCAAGGTTACATGCTGTTGGTATTCGCCTCGGTATTTATTGGCGGCACCTCGGTGCTCGGCGGCCGTGGTACCTTAGTGGGCACACTATTTGGCGCCTGTATTATCGGGATATTAGAGGCGGGGATCATCAGTGGCGGCTTAGCCGGATTTTGGACTCGCCTAGTGTATGGGATAATTATTATTGCCTCACTCGTCACCCACAGTGTGCTGCTTAAACAACACAAGGGCGCTTGGCGACAGCTATTTCTTAACCGTGGTTAA